ataatatgctgcccatgccataccACAGCTGGGCGGTAATGAGCAGCCTGATTTTTATCAGAAGTTCCTTAAAGGGCAGGAAGCAGgaaggtggcgggggtggggggggtggtggtgcctgTATTATTTAGCCCACAGTAGCAGTTTCAAGCAAGAAAGTACCTTGAGCACCTGTTGCACGTATCCACACTACTTGGTGATTTCTAATAAACACTGTGGAAAATCTATATTACCCGCATCATTATTGTTGTTCATAAATCTCACTCCTAATAGTTACCCAATGTGATAACTTTTTCGCTAACTTTTACTCCTCATTTTAAGAAGTTTAAGGAGACAGTTTCAATTGATATTAACTTAGTTGTCCAAAACTGTAATTAGTAAGTGAATTAAATAGTATTTCAGATGGTAGTAGATCAGTTTCAGGAGCAGTGAATGTTGCTGATTGAAATTGGGCGGAGATCCATCAGACGTGAATTATTCCATCCACTTAATGCACCATGTGGATTTCCAGTGAACGATGGTCTAAGAAGGCTCTGGATGTTTCACACGAAAGTTTCAGTTGAATACTATAACAAATGAAGCTCCCATCACATCATTTAGAAGACTAAGCAATTCCCAAACATtcatagaaaatgttggaaagactcagcagatctaacagcatctgtggagagaaagacagagttagcgtttcgagtccatatgacccttcatcagagctaaagagaagtaaaaatgtgatgaaatttatactggttaagtggggtggagcacatgaagctggatagaaagccagcaataggtggaggtgaaggagaggttgacaaatttcatcacattttcactactctttagctctgaagaagaatcatatggactcgaaatgttaactctgtctttctctccgcagatgctgtcagacccgctgagtctttccagcattttctgtttttgtttcagatttccagcatccacagtattttgcttttacccaaaCATTCATTTTCCTCTTATGTTATCTTGTTCTCCATTTTAATTGATGGAAAATTGTGCATCAAAGAGACAGAAATGTCGAATCCTGGCCATTGTGTTATATACTTATGGCAGGCCTCAATTCTTTTTTATTGTGACTGCAGCAATACTTGTCTTATTTCCACCTTTGTGAACTGTCACCTGTATGAAGAGTTGGTCATGTcaaccatcctccagtctgaaaattaaccatttaccatgactcaCTGTTTTCTATCCTTATAAGCCAATTTGTTAACCCAATTGGATACTGACCCTCTTGTTCCACGAGCCTCGTTTTTGTTAACTAGTCTTTTACGTTGTACATTGCCAAACGCTTACTTCGAAGGTATATAGACAAAATCCATTGGATCCTCTTCACCATCTGTTATTTAATTAATTCAGTTAGATTGGTCAAGCATGATATGCCTTTTACAGATTTGTGCTGGCTATCCTTAATTaattcaaacctctccaagtgcctgttgactTTTTTCCCTCATTTTAACCAGAAATAAATCACTGTTAAATgtatgcagaatgtactctgggtggggatctCCAACGTTCACAAgactggcttggtagcaccactattgaccaagctggccaagcctAAAGGACATACTGCTAGACTGagactgtggcaggtggtgagggaaccaacaagagggaaaaacatatttgacctcaacctcaccaagATTCCTGCTGCAaatccatctgtccatgacagtattggtaggagtgatcaccgcacagtccttgtggagacaaagccccgTTTTCACATTGAAGATATCCTCCATCGcattgtgtagcactaccatcatgctaaatgggatagatatcGAACAGATTTAACAGCTCAatactgagcatccatgaggtgctttgggccatcagcagcagcaggaatgtactcaaccacaaccagTAACCacatggctcagcatatcccccactataCAATTACCACCAGGCCAGGGCATCAGTTCAGTGAAAATTGCAATTTCCAGGgcccaggagcaacaccaggcatatttaaaaatgatcatcaacttggtgaagctataactcaggactacttgcatgccaaacaccataagcagcatgtgattgacagagctaagcaatctcacaaccaacagatcagatctaaggtctACAGTCTtgtcacatccagccatgaatggtgacggacaattaaacaattcactgaagGAAGCggtttcacaaatatccccatcttcaatgatgggggagcccagcacatcggtgcaaaagataaggctgaagcatttgcaacaatctttagccagaagtgctgagtggatgatccatctcggcctcctccggaattCCCCAGCATAACAGATACCAGTctacagccaatttgattcacctcacgtgatatcaagaaatggctgaaggcattggatactgagAAGGCTTTAGgctctgacaacatcctggcaatagtactgaagatgtgtTCTCCAGAAATcgtcatgcccctagccaagctgttccagtacagctacaacactggcatctaccaggctctgtggaaaattgcccaggtatgtcatgtacacaaaaatccaacccggtcaattaccaccccactagtctaccctcgatcatcaataaagtgatggaaggggtcatcaatagtactatcaagtggcatttgcttagcaataacctgctcactgacacccagtttgggttccaccagggtcactcagtttctgacctcattacagccttgacccaaacatggacagaagtgatgaactccagaggtgaggtgggagtggctTCCCTTAGCATCAAGACAACATTCGACCAAGTATGtaatcaaggagcactagcaaaatgaatcaatgggaatcaggggaaaactttccattggttggagtcatacccaacacaaaggaatatggttgttgttgttggaggtcaatcatctcagttccaggacatcactgaaggagttcctcagggtagcgacctaggcccaaccatcttcagctactttatcaatgaccttctttccatcataaagtcggaagtggggatgttcactaatgattgtacaatgttcagcccaattcgcgattcctcagaaaGTGAAACagcccatttccaaatgcagcaagacctggacaatatctagacttgggctgacaagtggcaaataaaattctcaccaggcaatggccatctccaacatcaccacttgacattcagtggcattaccatcactgaatctcccactattaacaccctgggggttatcatggaatagaaactgaactggagtagccatataaatactgtggctacaagaacaggtcagaagctaggaattctgcagcaattaattcacctcctgattccccaaagcctgtccaccatctacaaggcataattcAGGATTGTGACAGaaaactctccatttgcctggaacagtgcagctccaacaacactcaagaagctctatgccatccagaacaaagcagcctgattgacttggtactccatccacaaacattcactcccatcatcatgaacacacagtagcagcagtgtgtaccatctgctagatgcacagcaggaactcagcaagtctcctcagagagcaccttccaaatccagagccataccatctagaaggacaaaggcagcagatacatggggacaccaccatcttggaatttcccctccaagccactcaccatcctgacttggaaatatattgccgtttgtTCGCTGTCACTCGTTCAAAaaaatggaactccctcccactgtgggtatacctaccacatggactgcagcagttcaagaaggcagctcaccactaccttctcaagggcaattggggatgggcaataaatgctggcctagccagcgatgtccacatcccatgaatgaatagaaaaaagaaaagaaagatatTTCATTTTTCATAAAATTTATCTAAAAGATAGCCTTGGTCACTTAAAAACTTAAAAGCTGGTCAAGCTACAAACAGCTTAGAAGTATGAATAAAGGTCTGTGATGATTACCGCAGTGTGTTGGGAACACCAACAGCTGCTCAGCTCAGAGCTACAATATCTTCTGGTACTTACAGAGTTAGGTCTGGAGCCAATTATCAAAGGGCTTTTTGGCAGGCACATTACATTCTCCAGTACTTTTCTTTTTAATTAGATTTGGTTTCATTTCTCAACCCCTTTCCCATAAATGGTCATCACCAGTGAACGCTTGATATAAATTATTTATGGAGTGCTCTCAAAAAGTCTGAAAGGAAATTGCATCAACAGTCATTAGGTCCTAGTGTGCGCACTGTAAAGATGGAGAAATATAGGACAGTATTGAATTTAGTTTTGAAGCAGCATGCTACCCTAGGATACGGCTTCCTGGccttactaacagctgggggAGAACAACTGTTCTCTGTTGTTGTGTTCAGCTGCCCCTGTAACTCATGGAACTTTGCCTACAGCATGGTTTTTCTTTTCGTCCCTGCCCTGGTGTTATTTTTACTGGGATACTTCATAAGCAACAGAACCTGGAAGCTATGTACTGGCTGTTGCATCATTCAAGCAAAGCAGTACTCTAAAAGAATCCTCTGTCGTGGCTTAAAAATTTTTGTCCAAATCACAACCGGTGCTTTAGTAGCTCCTATAACATGGATTTCTGTTGCTTTGCTGAATGGCACTTTTTATGAATGTGGTATGTCCGGCTATTACAATGAGCACTTCTTAAAGACAATCTGCAATAACAAATCCAATGACTGTCAATCCAATCTTTTTAAACTGCCTTGTGGTCGTACAGCATTGCCTCTGTCCACCCAGGAGGATATTCTCATTACCCTGCGTGCACACTCTCAGGTAAGGTATACTTTGGATGACATATGTTACGGTCACAATACTTTCTTCTGTGGATTGGTGCCAAATTATGCGAAAGCTATGCTTTTATTTTTTAGCCAAAGAGAATTATGCTTATGTTATATTTTCTATTACTATTTATATGACAGCAAATAGAATTCATGAGAAGCCTAAGTGATTAGGTACTCAAGGCTAATACTTAATGTAAGGGGTGTGCATGAGAAGGCAACATGTCTCAACCTGCCCTGGAGTTGGGGGTTTGGATGCCTTAACTTCTGACTTGGCTAGTATCCCACTATAGTGTAAGATACATCCTATCATTTTCTCCACAATGGTCTGGGATGAATATTGATTGCAGGCTGctcattcatttttttttgctatttgctaccttccaatgtAAAATAAGGTGATAGTCAACACTTGGCCTTTGGGCTTCATTTTGTTCTTGGCACACTTCTTCATAGCTAAAAATTTATGCTTTGGTTCAAGCCAAATGATTAAGAGTTATCTTGAACCAGTGCATGGTTGTGTATTGATGCTTAATCACTTCTATTCAGGCAAAGACTTAGTACAGTTTCAGGAAATGCACTCGGTAACTATCTAAAACCACATTATAAATGGAATACATTAGCCGCATGCCCATTATGTTATCAGAGAAAAATGGATATCGGTTTCCCATCCTCAAGTAATACTCGGTAAATTattaataaaatcagaaaatgctgtaaatattcaGCTGGTGAGACATTTTGTAATTTAAGCTTAAATTTTATTAATATTGATGGACAGTGTTAGCAATGCATAACATTAAGATGCTCAAGGTGACAAGCATATTGTGCAAACAGGCAGACAGACCAAATTATGGATTGCAATAGCCACCTGGAATTAGTATTTAATGCCAGAAGATCATGGAAGCCTTGGAGTGAAAAGACCAAATTAACAGGCCAGAATAAAAAGCCACTTTATTTGTTGTGCTCTTCTATTGCCActaattttaaaaagcctgtgattcttcactgtcactgtgcagtCACTTGTCCTCAATTTTGATGTTGTGGTTCTAGTTCTTCGAAATATAAAAGAGGATGGTTGTACTGGCTGTTTCTGATCTGCTGCCAGGTTCTCCCTGTCTGTTCCTTTCCTTGATTTTGAAAAAAATGGTTTTTACAAAAAAACTGGCAGAAGGTTGCACTTCTGAAGTATTAGGAAATTTTTGTTAGCAGAATTTGCAAGAGTTACCAGATGTGAGTTCATATGATGTATACTGATGTTGAATTACAATGGTTCCACCAGTACTAATTTTCAGCTAAAGAATGGTTCTCATTTCTTTTCAAATAACCGTTGTACATATACAAAATTTCAGTTTGAACCTGGATCATGCATTGAACTTCACAAGTGTACAGATTGCAAAGTATAAACAGGATTGACATTTAAAAACCCTATTTATCAAACAGCAACATTGAAAACAATTTCAGGATGATTACAGTCAGAATGCTTACCTTTGTCTCTTAGCATTTATCCATAGGAAGAAAATATTGGCTCTATATCTCTGCACTGGAAGGGTTCAATAGGGGCCCTGTGATCCTCCCTACCCATTTTCCTCTTTACATTCCACTCAGGAGCCCCTTACCCCATgctttatattttgttaataggTTTAACTTCAAGCAACAGATTCAGTTGTTGAATTTGATAGAGTTGAACCCTATATGCTGAGACTATTCATGATTGAAtgcattgtgtacaatgagaataTGAAGTGCATTTATACTTTCTTACACGTAGGTGATTGGATGGAGCCTGATAGCAACCATCACAGTTTTCACTCTGGCCTCTACCTGCATTATACGCTGTTGCTCTCCAGTCAGCTTCCTCCAATTGCAGTTTTGGAAAACGTACAAGGAAAAGGAGAATGAGCTATTTGAGCAGAAATCGGCCGTGCATGCCAAACAATTGGCGGAGAGAAACCTGAACAGCTTCTTTGAATCTGAAGGACCGAAGGAGATCAAAACCCCAAGCAGAGCATCATGGGAGGAGATTTCCCTGCTGTACTCCTTCAGTAGAAATGAAGAGTACTATAGCACGATACACAAATATGCAGAAAGGAAGGCCGACAATACCCATGCatcatcctccactatcaacatggATGTGCCTGCTGTACTGGACTTTGTTGATGGTGGCAAAAAATCTGTTGATACCCATATTTGAGAATACACTCAGGCAAGGGTAACTGCAATAATTCTACACCTTTCCCCATTGCCTGAAATAAGTAGTGTTATTATGCTTGCTTATCAAAATTATGTGGCAATATTTATATAAGATTTATTTTATTAGACATGTAATGGCACTTTTACAACATTTTTATTATACTTTATGTATTTTATATATTTGTATACAAACTCTTTtgttgagagagtgaggagcactTTGTTTTAAGGAACAGTGTGGTAAGCTGATGGATGCTGGATCGGAGGGCTGCTAGGGAGGAGCAGGTTTCTTCTGCCTGTAGTTAGTAGTTACAATTGTCAGGGTAATGGATTCAGAGAATCTTAAAAGGATAATATCTTTATGAAAGAAAATGTATGGGAAGTATGTTCTAAGTGAGTaaatttttcatcttgcactaatCACCAGGTTCTTTGTAATCCAGAATTGAATGAACTTAAATAATTTTATACTTAAAAAGCTCGATACACAGAAGACCTTCATATTCAGTGTCTAACAGGACATTTTAGGGAAAATTCAGGTTTACCATATTCCTAGCAGGATGTTGTGTTCAATAAGAGTGAAGGCAGAGCTAAGGCTACTTGAAATCCTGAcaattcagttccatttgcaccTATATATCGTATATGATTGTTTGAATTTTATTGGCCTGGAAATTTGGAGCAGGTTTGTTTTGCCACTTTTGCCAGACCGCTAGATAAGTCCTAAATTAGAACACATTGGCAGGGACACAGatttattatttatatatatcCTCCAAGTTTCCTTGGTATGTAATCCACAGACTAAAATGGTGTAAACCTCTGAACTAATTGATGCATAGGCAAATAGTGATTGTTAAGATAATACCTCTAAATTACACAATTGCATCAATTGACATATCAATGTAGACTTTTTCAATCTTCCATTCGAGGCCATTAGAACAGGTTGAGAAGGAGccgattgaagtcaatggaaacgAAAACCAAAGAGAGCGTACAATGGAAGCTGATTTGCTATTTCCCCACACAAAATGACCATTGTAATGGACTCAGTTTGAAGTCACAGAAAGACCAAAAATATCTTAGCCCAAATGTTCAAAAAGAGTAAACCTGAAAATAAAATGTGGCTTAAATCTGGTTAGCACTTTTCACTGCACAATTTTTTTTCTGGAATCTTTTATCTCCtttaattaaattcaattaaattttatGCTGAACTGACATTTTATAATGATACGAATTTACTGAGAGAAAACTGCATTACTAATGTTTATTGACATCATGTAAATGTATTATAATTTCAAGGATGAACAAACTTGTAAAAACTATACTATAACTAGGAACATTATTAATCACAAGGAAAATAAACTTATTTAAATAGATATCTATATATTTATAATACATAATAGATTTTAGTTTATCAGATAGAGTCTTTAAGCTGAAGTCATTGGCTGGGACTTTCCTCAGatctcctcccactctgccactgtATTTTCACCACAAGCGTAAACAacattccacccacccccccacccccaccacttccAGTGAAATTGTggcagcagagtgggagcagctcTGAAGGAATTTCTGGATATAATGCCAATTTAAACTTAAAGTTTTAACATTAATTAATATATTCTTATTTTTCTTAACAGTTCATAAACTGGTATCCTATCAGATGACAAGATAAAAATTACAAAAGCACAAAAGCAAAGAATAAAATCAAAGTTTATCTGGAATATAATTATTTGCTTTGTTAATGTGTGATATCTATGAATAAAGAAGGTAAACTCAATGTAATTTTATTGAAAGAAGTAATATCAGTTGCCTGTGCGTTATAGAATATATGTTTCAGTATTTTCTGCATTTAATTGACCTTTAATTGTATATTCATTTATAAAGTTGCAAAAATTACATTGAAAGACCAAAATAATGTGTTTCCTTTAATTTGGCATAAGACATAAgctattttaattgatatttactGCTAATGTGCACACTGTTTACCATTTTAAG
The genomic region above belongs to Carcharodon carcharias isolate sCarCar2 chromosome 5, sCarCar2.pri, whole genome shotgun sequence and contains:
- the LOC121277690 gene encoding calcium homeostasis modulator protein 6-like, giving the protein MEKYRTVLNLVLKQHATLGYGFLALLTAGGEQLFSVVVFSCPCNSWNFAYSMVFLFVPALVLFLLGYFISNRTWKLCTGCCIIQAKQYSKRILCRGLKIFVQITTGALVAPITWISVALLNGTFYECGMSGYYNEHFLKTICNNKSNDCQSNLFKLPCGRTALPLSTQEDILITLRAHSQVIGWSLIATITVFTLASTCIIRCCSPVSFLQLQFWKTYKEKENELFEQKSAVHAKQLAERNLNSFFESEGPKEIKTPSRASWEEISLLYSFSRNEEYYSTIHKYAERKADNTHASSSTINMDVPAVLDFVDGGKKSVDTHI